Proteins encoded within one genomic window of Jiangella mangrovi:
- the rplX gene encoding 50S ribosomal protein L24 — protein sequence MNMKIKKGDKVVVIAGKDKGLVGKVIAAYPRQDRVLVEGVNRITKHTKPTQTARGTQQSGGIVHQEAPIHVSNVQIAVEADVDGKKKTVGTRVGYRIDDNGNKVRFAKRTGEDI from the coding sequence GTGAACATGAAGATCAAGAAGGGTGACAAGGTCGTCGTCATCGCCGGCAAGGACAAGGGCCTGGTGGGCAAGGTCATCGCGGCCTACCCGCGCCAGGATCGTGTCCTCGTCGAGGGCGTCAACCGCATCACCAAGCACACGAAGCCGACCCAGACCGCCCGCGGTACGCAGCAGTCCGGCGGGATCGTGCACCAGGAAGCGCCGATCCACGTCTCGAACGTGCAGATCGCCGTCGAGGCGGACGTGGACGGCAAGAAGAAGACGGTCGGGACCCGCGTCGGGTACCGCATCGACGACAACGGCAACAAGGTCCGGTTCGCGAAGCGCACCGGTGAGGACATCTGA
- the rplE gene encoding 50S ribosomal protein L5: MTTTTETRALPRLKQRYREEIIAALREQFQIANVMQVPTVTKVVVNMGVGEAARDAKLIEGAVADLAAITGQRPSVTKARKSIAQFKLREGMPIGAHATLRGDRMWEFLDRLVTIALPRIRDFRGLSGKQFDGNGNYTFGLNEQSMFHEIDQDRIDRVRGMDITVVTTATNDDQGRALLKLLGFPFKEN, translated from the coding sequence ATGACCACCACCACTGAGACCCGTGCGCTGCCGCGGCTCAAGCAGCGCTACCGCGAGGAGATCATCGCGGCGCTGCGCGAGCAGTTCCAGATCGCGAACGTCATGCAGGTGCCGACCGTCACCAAGGTCGTCGTCAACATGGGTGTCGGCGAGGCCGCCCGCGACGCGAAGCTCATCGAGGGCGCCGTCGCCGACCTCGCGGCCATCACCGGTCAGCGGCCGTCGGTCACCAAGGCGCGCAAGTCCATCGCGCAGTTCAAGCTGCGCGAGGGCATGCCCATCGGTGCGCACGCCACGCTGCGTGGCGACCGCATGTGGGAGTTCCTGGACCGCCTGGTGACCATCGCGCTGCCCCGCATCCGGGACTTCCGCGGCCTGTCGGGCAAGCAGTTCGACGGCAACGGGAACTACACCTTCGGCCTGAACGAGCAGTCGATGTTCCACGAGATCGACCAGGACAGGATCGACCGGGTCCGCGGCATGGACATCACGGTCGTCACGACCGCGACCAACGACGACCAGGGTCGGGCGCTGCTCAAGCTGCTCGGTTTCCCGTTCAAGGAGAACTGA
- a CDS encoding type Z 30S ribosomal protein S14 — MAKKALVIKAARKPKFAVRAYTRCQKCGRPHSVYRKFGLCRVCLREMAHRGELPGVTKSSW; from the coding sequence GTGGCGAAGAAGGCTCTTGTCATCAAGGCTGCGCGCAAGCCCAAGTTCGCGGTGCGCGCGTACACCCGGTGCCAGAAGTGCGGTCGTCCGCACTCGGTGTACCGCAAGTTCGGGCTGTGCCGTGTGTGCCTTCGCGAGATGGCGCACCGCGGCGAGCTGCCGGGCGTGACCAAGTCCAGCTGGTAA
- the rpsH gene encoding 30S ribosomal protein S8: MTMTDPIADMLTRLRNANTAHHDTVAMPHSKIKVHIAEILKQQGYIAGFSVQEPAEGAVGKSLELTLKYGPSRERSIAGIRRVSKPGLRVYAKATNMPRVLGGLGIAIISTSQGLLTGQAASKQGVGGEVLAYVW; encoded by the coding sequence ATGACCATGACCGACCCGATCGCAGACATGCTCACCCGTCTGCGCAACGCCAACACGGCCCACCACGACACCGTGGCGATGCCGCACAGCAAGATCAAGGTGCACATCGCCGAGATCCTCAAGCAGCAGGGCTACATCGCGGGTTTCTCCGTGCAGGAGCCGGCTGAGGGTGCCGTGGGCAAGTCGCTCGAGCTCACCCTGAAGTACGGCCCGTCCCGCGAGCGCTCGATCGCCGGCATCCGCCGCGTCAGCAAGCCGGGTCTGCGGGTCTACGCGAAGGCCACCAACATGCCGCGCGTGCTCGGCGGGCTGGGCATCGCCATCATCTCCACGTCGCAGGGCCTGCTCACGGGCCAGGCGGCATCCAAGCAGGGTGTGGGCGGGGAAGTCCTCGCCTACGTCTGGTAA
- the rplF gene encoding 50S ribosomal protein L6: protein MSRIGKLPIPVPSGVKVDISGRALTVTGPKGTLNHTLPEVIGVEQGEDGTLQVLRPDDERESKALHGLTRTLVSNMVTGVTEGYVKKLEIVGVGYRVTAKGQNLEFALGFSHPVVIEPPEGITFAVESPTKFSVQGIDKQKVGEIAANIRKIRKPEPYKGKGVRYEGERVRRKVGKAGK, encoded by the coding sequence ATGTCGCGTATCGGCAAGCTCCCGATCCCCGTTCCCTCGGGCGTCAAGGTCGACATCTCCGGCCGCGCGCTCACGGTCACGGGCCCCAAGGGCACGCTGAACCACACGCTGCCCGAGGTCATCGGCGTCGAGCAGGGCGAGGACGGCACTCTGCAGGTCCTGCGTCCCGACGACGAGCGTGAGAGCAAGGCGCTGCACGGCCTCACCCGCACGCTGGTGTCCAACATGGTCACCGGCGTCACCGAGGGCTACGTGAAGAAGCTCGAGATCGTCGGCGTCGGCTACCGCGTCACCGCCAAGGGCCAGAACCTCGAGTTCGCCCTCGGCTTCAGCCACCCGGTCGTCATCGAGCCGCCCGAGGGCATCACGTTCGCCGTCGAGTCCCCGACCAAGTTCTCGGTGCAGGGCATCGACAAGCAGAAGGTCGGCGAGATCGCGGCGAACATCCGCAAGATCCGCAAGCCCGAGCCGTACAAGGGCAAGGGCGTGCGCTACGAGGGCGAGCGCGTCCGGCGCAAGGTCGGAAAGGCTGGGAAGTAA
- the rplR gene encoding 50S ribosomal protein L18, whose translation MGIAINRHIKKGDKRVARDRRHLRVRKKVTGTAERPRLVVTRSLRHMVAQVVDDATGRTLASATSMEADLRTLDGDKTAKARRVGELLADRAKAAGVEAVVFDRGGNQYHGRVAAVAEGAREGGLTL comes from the coding sequence ATGGGCATCGCGATCAATCGCCACATCAAGAAGGGCGACAAGCGGGTGGCCCGCGACCGCCGGCACCTGCGGGTCCGGAAGAAGGTCACGGGCACGGCCGAGCGGCCGCGCCTGGTCGTCACCCGGTCGCTGCGGCACATGGTGGCCCAGGTCGTCGACGACGCCACCGGCCGCACCCTGGCCTCGGCCACCAGCATGGAGGCCGACCTGCGCACGCTCGACGGCGACAAGACCGCCAAGGCGCGCCGGGTGGGCGAGCTCCTCGCCGACCGGGCCAAGGCGGCCGGCGTCGAGGCCGTGGTCTTCGACCGTGGCGGCAACCAGTACCACGGCCGTGTGGCCGCGGTGGCGGAGGGCGCCCGCGAGGGCGGCCTGACGCTCTGA
- the rpsE gene encoding 30S ribosomal protein S5, whose protein sequence is MAEPQRRGGGAGGERRDRRDRRDRDNRRGDGGADKTNYIETVVAINRVAKVVQGGRRFSFTALVVVGDGEGTVGVGYGKAKEVPSAIAKGVEEAKKQFFKVPRIQGTIPHPVQGEKAAGVVLLRPASPGTGVIAGGPVRAVLEAAGVHDVLSKSLGSSNAINIVHATVEALRSLERPEQVAARRGLPLEDVAPAALLRAQAAGASA, encoded by the coding sequence ATGGCTGAACCCCAGCGCCGCGGTGGCGGTGCCGGTGGCGAGCGCCGCGATCGTCGTGACCGTCGCGATCGCGACAATCGTCGCGGCGACGGCGGTGCGGACAAGACCAACTACATCGAGACCGTGGTCGCCATCAACCGCGTCGCCAAGGTCGTGCAGGGTGGCCGTCGCTTCAGCTTCACCGCTCTGGTCGTCGTCGGCGACGGCGAGGGCACCGTGGGCGTCGGCTACGGCAAGGCCAAGGAGGTGCCCTCGGCCATCGCCAAGGGTGTCGAGGAGGCCAAGAAGCAGTTCTTCAAGGTGCCGCGGATCCAGGGGACCATCCCCCACCCCGTCCAGGGTGAGAAGGCCGCCGGCGTCGTGCTGCTTCGCCCGGCGTCGCCCGGTACCGGCGTCATCGCCGGTGGCCCGGTGCGCGCCGTCCTGGAGGCCGCGGGCGTCCACGACGTCCTGAGCAAGTCGCTCGGCTCGTCCAACGCCATCAACATCGTGCACGCCACGGTGGAGGCGCTGCGCTCGCTCGAGCGTCCGGAGCAGGTGGCGGCGCGCCGCGGCCTGCCGCTCGAGGACGTCGCCCCGGCCGCGCTGCTGCGCGCCCAGGCCGCGGGAGCGTCCGCATGA
- the rpmD gene encoding 50S ribosomal protein L30 produces the protein MSGQLKVRQVKSPIGGTSSQRNTLRSLGLKRIGHEVIKDDRPEIRGMVKTVAHLVTVEEV, from the coding sequence ATGAGCGGGCAGCTGAAGGTCCGTCAGGTCAAGAGCCCGATCGGCGGGACGTCGTCCCAGCGCAACACCCTGCGCTCGCTCGGCCTGAAGCGGATCGGACACGAGGTCATCAAGGACGACCGCCCCGAGATCCGGGGCATGGTCAAGACGGTGGCGCACCTGGTCACCGTCGAGGAGGTCTGA
- the rplO gene encoding 50S ribosomal protein L15 has product MSNSPLKPHHLRPAPGAKTPKTRVGRGEASKGKTAGRGTKGTKARYQVPARFEGGQMPLHMRLPKLKGFKNPFRVEFQVVNLDKLAALYPEGGDVTVDDLVTKGAVRAGKPVKVLGTGEISVALRVNANAFSTSAKEKITAAGGTATEV; this is encoded by the coding sequence ATGAGCAACTCGCCGCTGAAGCCGCACCACCTGCGGCCGGCCCCCGGCGCCAAGACCCCGAAGACCCGTGTGGGTCGCGGTGAGGCGTCGAAGGGCAAGACCGCGGGTCGCGGCACCAAGGGCACGAAGGCCCGCTACCAGGTGCCGGCCCGCTTCGAGGGTGGGCAGATGCCGCTGCACATGCGCCTGCCGAAGCTGAAGGGGTTCAAGAACCCGTTCCGCGTCGAGTTCCAGGTCGTGAACCTGGACAAGCTGGCGGCGCTGTACCCGGAGGGTGGGGACGTCACCGTCGACGACCTCGTCACCAAGGGCGCCGTGCGAGCCGGCAAGCCGGTCAAGGTTCTGGGCACCGGTGAGATCTCCGTTGCGCTGCGAGTGAACGCCAACGCGTTCTCGACCAGCGCCAAGGAGAAGATCACCGCTGCTGGGGGCACCGCCACCGAGGTGTAG